The window GTTGTTCAAGTTGCAGCAAGTCTGAAGCAACGGCTGCAAGAACTGCACCCACAGGGACAGAGGTGGCAGACAATCAGTCAAGACCAGACAGAACTATCTGTCAAACACAACttcattaataaacacttcTTTCCTTCTTGTCAATACCACTCTTCTTTTAGATTTATTGGagtaagatatatataaaaaaaaggttaacatCTATAGTAGGCTACTGTAGATTTCTGTTTCAGTGTCATGGCAAAGATAGTGTTAAAATAGTGcacctgtttttttctgttttatcaaAGGTTTGATCATTACAAACCCCTCGCCCTGCAGCGCGGTGTGCACCTCCATCAaggaatctgttttttttggcagcaaCATGTGAGATAATCTTAAGGTTAAAACACAAAGGGACAGCGGCTCCAAATGGATGTCtccaatctttttttcttgctacataaaaaaaaaaacatgagatgtATGTCACCTtttcaaagtgaaacaaactccTCCATGGTTGGTGCCGTGTGTCGATCAGCTAATTAATACAGCTGAAACAAAGCCTGTGAGAAAAACCCATCTCCCTGGTGGGTccttaaagaaagaaagcagctgGTCAGAACGTAATCTGGAGAAAACATCAGCTACTGGAGAAAGTGGTCGGGGATGCTCTTCACTTAAGTGCCTTTCTTTGAGCCGTATTCTCTGTTATTCTCCCACGCTTTGTCCTCTCCTATatagaagacacacacacacacacacacacacacacacacacacacacacacacacacacacacacacagatatccaTCTCTTTCATCCCCACGGGTGAAACAAACCCATGCATCATGACTCAAATCAAGCTAATTTGTTTAACATGCTCTAAATTAATGTCTTCATATTGATATGCATTGAACAAGAATAGCtggattatttttctaattattcCCCCCCCTCTCACATTTTCTCCAGAGCATACACATTACACAGGGGTTTTGGTTATTACATTTCTCACACAAGTTGGTTATTGAAGAACTCAGTGGATTATCAGGCCAACTGATGACGCATGCAGacctgctgccctctgctggtgaaACTGTGAACTACCAACAGTCTCACAAGGCCCAACAATGGTCACAGATATAAATACAATCATGAACACCTATGATTATGTTTAGACAGTTCcattaagtacattttcattgtttctcttttctcactTAAAAAAGTTCCATGAAGGTGAAAGTTCAGGTCTAAATGTGCTATTATTAAGCTCCAGGCTGCATTGGCTGCGACCAGCTTAACACACCAAAATCTCTGACTAAGCTTTATGTGGTCaggttgcattgtgggtaatataGGCATTTGGTTTTGgcttaaaagtaaaatgtattctgtacaagtctgaaaatgttataaaattgCAATGCTTCAAGTACCCTTTTTAGCAATAATTCCAGATTCTTTTAAGATTTCACTTTGTTtatgcagtttttttatttattaatatacatttaatacttgaaatgttattaagtatattttaaCAGGGCCCTCAACAGATTTCAGACATGAAGTTCAGTTTACCTACCATGATATTCAGGCCActattcaacatttaaaaacagctgaaaagtcagtaaataaaaataaaaaaaacagacaatatcATTGCAGAATGAGTTTAAGGTATCCATTTTTTAACAGAAACTTTTAACAAAAGCATTGACCAGACAGGGAAGGTCTAAGATGAGATGCTATTATGATGCTATATGtctcaaaataacattttcaagtGCACTTTAATATAATCATACATATGATAAGATGCACTAATGATATACTGTTAGTGCATCAAATACTCCAGAGCTCTAAAAGCAAGAGAAAATGCTATCTCATGTTTCTAATTCCGTTCTTTATTTGACAGCCAACTGAAAGAGCCATCTATCGCTTTCTTATGCCTTGGATGGTGAGCAGTTGGTAGCTGCTAGCACCTGCAGGGTGTCTGAGTGCTTGGAGTTGAGTTGTCCAAACCACAAGAATTTCTCCCCTGCTTGCGACAAAGCTGCCTCTGCAGACTTCAGCTTGTGGTTGCGGGGAAACCGCCTGGTGTTGGTTGGAACATTAACAGCCTGCTTCATCGTAAAGTCAGTCTGGTGGACCGTGATGTTCCCGTCAGGGCTGCCGTAAGCTCCATCGTGGCACAAGCAGAAGTGGGAGTTTTGCTGTATGTAATCATCAAGACACTTCTTGCGCCCTACACCCTGATGTATACCAACATACAAGAGATATGGTTTCCTTTCAAAGTACAATGTGGTGATGGATGAGAACATTTTATAATGGCCTGTATTTCTGTTTATACTCACATGAGTGAAGACAGAGATGTTGTCTTTTAAAGCAAGCTTGTTGTCATGGTCGGAGAATGGATATTCTCTggatttctgttaaaaaaaagtgttttttctagTATGATATAACAGAATGCAGTGGAACGGGATAAAATGAGAGGCAGTTTCTTTCTTTGCAGAAGTGCACAGGAGTCGTTAAAAGCCCTGGGCCATAGACgtgaaaacaaacactattATCTACTTTACATACACACCTGCTGAGTTTTCCATTTAGGATAGCGCTCGATGTTCAAAGCATGAGGCAATGATGATTGAACCTGAGTCAGCATGATCCCAGTGCTTGTACAAAGTTCCCGAGTCCTCATCTCATTTTCTGGTGatactggatgagcaaactgagaaataaatgaaagaaaagcttATTACACAGCcaggttttaaatgttgtgattTGTAATGAGATGATTATGTGTTGAAATGAAGAAGAATTTCTTACCCATTTGCCATCATTGCTCATTGAAGAATATCGCTTTCCGCCTTTTACCATTTTAATACAGTTTGAGAGTAGTTTCACTAACACAGCACACTCACGCACACTGTCCAACTTAACAACTAATGCAAACAGACTGGTGACCATGGAAACATGCTGCTGCATGCACAGGCACCCTGAAATTTGATCTCATTTTGCCATGGAGATGTGGAACTGGAATTCGAACAGtagaagaaaatacaaaaaataactgttaaatatttaattttaaatgtacaattttaattttctggtctttttttttttctctgaatataaATCAGTTATTAGACGGAAAGCCTTTATTGAGGAGCTCTACAGTTCTGCAACTGAAGacacatttgcaaatatttattCGTGTCTCAGATGTACAAGGCGAAGGCATTTGATTTCAACCACGAAAGGTTTCTCTGAtggatgacaaaaacaaaatttgcatataattgactttattttttacaacactggatttagaaaaaaaccccaatataTACTCATATAAAATGACATATTCAAATGggatagttttttttccatgttaataagaaatgttaattattcaaactacattttcaaaatatgttcatatataaaattattttcaaatgcaGTTTGACCTAGGAAATACAAATGAttcacaggattttttttttttttttttacaaataaacattagtTAAGAGTTGAAAGAGACACACAGCCACTAATACGAGTCCTGACTGTAAAACAACACAAGCTTCTGCAGTTTAAAAGATGTGAACTAGATGAAGAGAGGTGGTTTATCACCTCAGATGGTACGAGTGGAAGGATTTTTAAAATTATTCAGTGAGGGGTGTGAATCAGGACAAAGTCCAGATGTGATAAGTTAACTGGAGTGATAATCGACATTATGGAAAAGGGGGATTTATGTTACAGCAGCAAATGTAGAAATTAAAGTAAACAATATATTTAGAGACTAGGGTGGATCTTTGAATAAAAATCTTTAGGTTATTCAAAACAACAGATAGGAAACCAACACATAGTTTCAAAGGGTTGCTCTGTAGTCATCTTTCTGGCCTCAAATATGGGCAAATAGTTTTTCAACTGCACTCAAATGGAGATTAGAGAAATGGGGAAATGTAAAGAGAGGTAACCTTTGTGCTGAGAACTGTCTTCTCCAGGATCCAATGGGAATATTAGACTTCTGCTAACCCTGAGACGTAGTTGTGGACTCAGTGTCCCTGATGTATATCTGTTGTATTATTGATCCCTGAGGACAAGATGAGAACAACAAACAGGataaattacatgttttatgttatgttcaatatacagtataatctTGGGCCAAGTCATTGTGTAATCACCCATATCGATACCTAGCCCTGgttctttatttatgtattttttattggcCTGGAAGGAGTCAAATTAAAGTATATCAAGTCTAAACATACTGGAATCACGCTGTAAACTTACCGACCATGTCTACGTTTTTATGTCTTGTCATGTCTAACAGTTCAGTTCCCCATAATCATCATTTCATAGTCTTTGTCCAGGTCcaatactaaagtaaaagtcacAACAAAGTGAAGGTACTGGACGTGGGTATACTTTATATGAATATGAGGCACTTAATAGTCACTTGGCTGATTGGCTTTGAGCTGACTTCTGGTATTATTCCCTACATGCCCACTGAGTTATTTGATGGAGGCTAAATGGGCCCTTATCAGCGCCATTAGTGCTTTGTTGATCACAGCAACATTGTCTTGACCTCATCAACTAGACCCTCTTAATTAAGAAGGTCACAAAGATGCTCTTGATGAAGGCTCTCGATGCCCACGAGGGTCGGTGTGTGTGCAGCGCTGAGGTGAACTAATGGTTTTAAATTAAGAAGCAGCCATTTGATTGCACCTACTACattatgcatttatattttgaaGAGAATGCTGATTCTTACTCTGAATGGCTGATGTAGGCGTTTCAGTTTCACCACCACTAGAGCTCGTCACTATGGGAACATACTCCTTTTTCATCTCTCTATGGAGGTGCTTCTTCAGCTGTTGTGCCAAACGTTGCCATCTGGTGAAAAGCAGTAATCAGTGACAACTTAAAATCTCCAAAACTGTGTTTATGTTATCATTCAAAGTGAGTTCATTCTTGTGTTTGAGCCACAAAGAGATCACACCGGCTTACCTATcctgtgtgtagttgtatttattcaaCCGGTCtgcttcctccctcttctcctgcaTCCATCGCTCCAGAagttcttctttctctctccaagTCTGTGCCAATGCCTCATGTAGTCCTTTCTGTTCCACACGCAGGGCTGCCAACTCTTTGGATTGACACTCGATGGTGTACTCGAATCCTGAAAGGGTCGCCTTCAGGCTGTTACTCCCTTTTGCCAGGGTAAGTGCCTCTTTATGGTAGTGGGAcacactgaaacagaaaaatgaactaTGAAGTTGTGATTTTCTGTACCTTTGATCACCTCGGTGTATTGTTACTTCAAACGTTTAGATGTTGGATTTTGGATTACAAGAGGATTTACTACTACTGAAGAACAGATTTATGCTTCTTCATCAAAGTTTTTGTTTATGATTTTAACCGGTTGATTATCAAATACAGCACTGGAACAACTATATCAATATGTACCTTCATTATATGCTCAAACTGAccatattaacattattttatttactatgtaaCATATACAGCAGTTATGGAAAGGTATTCTTTGAAAATAACGTTGACAAAATACTTGTAAATTCAGCATTTCTCCAACTTGCTCCACTATGTCTGATAGGTGGCTATAATGTCAGGGAGTGTAGAGAACTGATTGGTTTTTAGAAGGGAGGATGAatcatattatttcattttgttaaaaaggaAGGCCCTCCCTTGTGTGGTTAATTTATTGCTTGGACCCACTCCTTAATACCCCCCACAATATATCAAGACGGTAtatttatgtcaaaaaaacattttccttttaaaaaaaaaaaaaagctgttacaCATTATATATCACCAATCATTTCCGTACAGTGCCAAATTGCGACCCAACAACCAATAGGCCTAGCACCCAGAGTTCATTTATCTCTTGTTAATATACTCAGTTTTGTTCAGAGAAGCAGGGAGAAAAACATTGTGATGGCTTTAGTTAAAAACTTGAAATTACCGTGACTGCCAGTACTGCAGTTCAGCCTCTTTCAGGTGTAGGACGGTGGTCAGGTCAGAGACAGTCTGAGACAGCTGGGgacacaaaaagcaaaaggaTTAATTGATTGAATGATGGATAAAGTGAGGACCAAACCAGTTCAAAAGGTCACTGTCTGCCCTGCAAACACCAATCATTATTAATGTTCATTCTAATTATCAGACGCCTGCCTGaggtttaaaacaaatatatgtgcAAACTGCTCCTGCTTACATAGTGAAATGATAGCAGTTGGAGGCAGATGTTAAGGTGTTTATCATTCACCCACCTTTTCTTCAAGGtgttcactctctctcagttggAGTTGAAGGAGTCTGACGTTTTTCCCAACTTCAAATCCACCTCTTTctaaactgaataaataaaaacagtaatttttaaattaaaataacaataacaaacatcaagttttttggttttttttgcaatcagatCAACAGAAAGGCCAAAAGTTAGTTTAGTTAAATTCTACTTTTCTGACCTCTTGGACTGAACATCATCCAAAATGTCTTTGCGAATTTCAAAACGCTCCTCCATCCGAGAcactaaaagaaaacaagcacaTTTCCTCAGACTGAgacactgatgacatcatcagtacAAAGACTATAGTTgaagatgaaaatgtaaataaaataaaataatcttacaGCTTGTGAAGACGCCGATGAACGGGAGTTTCTCATGTTGGTCTCTCTGCTGCAGTCCAGCACGCACGTGATTCTTCCAGCTTGCCATTGTAATAAAAACGAATTTGTCACCTGATCCCAACACAATGTCCCGTAGCGGCGGGTTTAATACGTCTCTCGCTGCCACTTGTTTGTGGTCGAGGACTATATTAGCTTTAACATGTTCAGCCTGACCGTCTGCACAGGAATGAAAAGCCTGAAGGAAAGTTCCCCAGCTCCTCCCTGTTCAGCCAGTCAGCTGCTTCACACCCCCTGCATTATATATTCTGACCATTCACCTGTCCCCTGCCTATATGtgatatgatatatgatatatgatatatgatatcaTGAAATATAATATCACATCTTAtctaatttacatttaaaaatattaagtatttgGAACTTTAACTCCctaacatttctttaaatgctGAAGGTACTGTTAACTTTGTAGGTTAagatttacattacattacattacatatttaatattatttgaatgcaccaacaacaaaacacaaaacatctttTTTGACTTTGGAATATCTACTTTGTCACTTGGtcactttaatattttaagatGCATCATTGTTGTGCATGATGTTTTGTCTTATATGCCACAGCCTAAGACACATTTCCACTCCATGCAAATCGAATGGACAATTTAGTTATATGAGTCTGAATTTGTGCTGCTAAggtttttaaagttgttttttttaagtaaaactatgattgcatttgttttacttgttttactgtttttacatcCTGATTCGGCTACTCctacataaacaaaatatctCACTACTTCATCCACcactgaatataatataatataatataatataatataatataatataatataatataatataatataatatgatgtttTGACAG is drawn from Anoplopoma fimbria isolate UVic2021 breed Golden Eagle Sablefish chromosome 6, Afim_UVic_2022, whole genome shotgun sequence and contains these coding sequences:
- the tex36 gene encoding testis-expressed protein 36, translating into MVKGGKRYSSMSNDGKWFAHPVSPENEMRTRELCTSTGIMLTQVQSSLPHALNIERYPKWKTQQKSREYPFSDHDNKLALKDNISVFTHGVGRKKCLDDYIQQNSHFCLCHDGAYGSPDGNITVHQTDFTMKQAVNVPTNTRRFPRNHKLKSAEAALSQAGEKFLWFGQLNSKHSDTLQVLAATNCSPSKA
- the si:ch1073-143l10.2 gene encoding autophagy-related protein 16-1, whose protein sequence is MASWKNHVRAGLQQRDQHEKLPFIGVFTSLSRMEERFEIRKDILDDVQSKSLERGGFEVGKNVRLLQLQLRESEHLEEKLSQTVSDLTTVLHLKEAELQYWQSRVSHYHKEALTLAKGSNSLKATLSGFEYTIECQSKELAALRVEQKGLHEALAQTWREKEELLERWMQEKREEADRLNKYNYTQDRWQRLAQQLKKHLHREMKKEYVPIVTSSSGGETETPTSAIQRINNTTDIHQGH